The Zalophus californianus isolate mZalCal1 chromosome X, mZalCal1.pri.v2, whole genome shotgun sequence genome window below encodes:
- the LOC113930310 gene encoding UBX domain-containing protein 2A-like, producing MKEVDNLESIKEEWVCETGSDNQPLSDDQQRNCEYFVDSLFEEAEKVGAKCMSQKKQVDVSIKLWKNGFTVNDDFRSYSDGASQQFLNSIKKGTTPKIVSKAKSTEVENKNNLSVVQLNNLEPITNVQIWLANGKRIVQKFNISHRISHIKDFIEKYQGSQRSPPFSLATALPFLKLLEETLTLEEANLQNAVVIQRLQKTAEPFRELS from the coding sequence atgaaagaagtagATAATCTCGAAAGTATAAAAGAAGAATGGGTTTGTGAAACAGGATCTGACAACCAACCTCTTAGTGATGATCAACAAAGaaattgtgaatattttgttGACAGCCTTTTTGAGGAAGCTGAGAAGGTTGGTGCCAAATGCATGTCTCAGAAGAAACAGGTCGATGTAagtataaaattatggaaaaatggATTCACAGTCAATGATGATTTCAGAAGTTACTCTGATGGTGCAAGTCAGCAGTTTCTGAACTCCATCAAAAAAGGTACCACACCAAAAATTGTTTCTAAGGCAAAGAGTACTGAagttgagaataaaaataatttgtctgtTGTTCAACTAAACAATCTGGAACCCATCACTAATGTACAGATCTGGTtagccaatggaaaaaggattgtccagaaatttaacatttctcataGGATAAGCCACATCAAAGACTTCATCGAAAAATACCAAGGATCTCAAAGAAGTCCTCCCTTTTCCCTGGCCACAGCTCTTCCTTTCCTCAAATTGCTAGAAGAAACACTCACATTGGAAGAAGCAAATTTACAGAATGCTGTAGTCATTCAGAGACTCCAAAAAACCGCTGAACCTTTTAGAGAACTTTCATAA